The segment CGTCTCGACGGTGACCGCCTGCTCCTCCAGCGTGTAGCCGGTGCGGGTCACGCGCTCCTTCTCCCGGGAGGCCGCTCGTGGTTCCACGCGATCGCGAGCCCGCAGCATTCCCACGAGATCGCCCAGGGCGCCCTCGTCGAGTCCCGTGGCGGCACCGGCCGCCGTCAGCGACGCCGGCAGCGTCTCATGGCCGCTCATCGCGTGGAGCCGGAGCGCCTCCACGAAGCCCGGATCGATCCGGGCGGTGCGGCGGCCCACCCGCTCGCGTACCGCTCGCCAGACCGCCGCGCGCTGCTCGGCGGCGAGCATGTCCTCCACGTCCGCGGGCGGCAGCTTGTCCACGGTCAGGCGGGTCGCGAGCGGCGGGACCAGGAGGTCGCCGAGCCAGGCGATCAGGCGCCGGAACCGGATGGGCCAGAACGTCCTGCCCACGAGCGGGAGGCCGTAGAACCAGCCGAGGGATTCGACCATGACGTAGGGCGTGACCACGTTCTGTTTGAGATCGTGCAGGAGGGTGTGGCCGGCCTTGACGAGCCTGGCCCCCGATCGCTGCTTGGGCACCACGTGCTCGAGGTGGCCGCGCGGTACTTCCCGGACCTCGTTGCGGGCCCGCAGGACCACGGGATACTGCTCCGTAGGGTGTTCCCTGCCCCACGCCAGGAAGCGCACCACGGCCGCGAAGAACCCGGCGAAGCCGAAAGTCTCGATGTCGGCGGCCGCCTCGAGGTGCCGGCGGAACGGCTCGCTCCGCACGTCGATGCAGAACAGCGCCTGCGCCTGCGGGCGAACTTGCCGCGCCTGCCGCGCGGCGGCCTCCCTGGCGGCGGCGGCGGAGCGATCGAGCATCTCGAGCAGGTGCTCCTGGTAGCTCGCTTCGAACGCCTCCAGCCACACCGGCCCGTGTGCGCGCTCGGGAAAGGCGTCCAACCAGTCCAGGAGCGTGGCGAGGTTCCGGGGGTCCCCCGCCAGGAGGACCGACGGCACGAGATCCAGTGCCGCGGCCAGACCGATGAGGCGGCGAGCGGCAGCCGCCAGGTAGTCGCGGTCCCGGAGCGGCCCGTCATCGCGCTGCAGGCGATCCGCCAGCGCGCTCCAGTTGCTTCCGGGGACGCCGGCGAGCCTGCGGGCCTCTTCGGCGTGCCACGGCGGCAAGCGATCGCCCGCGAGTTCCTTGCGAAGGAAATACTCGGCCGAACGGTCGCGCATGAAATCCAGCGCCGCGCCGAACGTCCCCCCGATGCCCAGTTCGGCCCCGCAAACCCGCCCGACGAGCTCGCGGATGTACCACAGGCGGACCGCCAGGAACTCCACCAGGCTGATGGGATGCGCCACCTGCCAGGGGTAGTCGCGTTGCTCCGCGCGCCACTTGATGAAGCCGGCCCAGCCCGGCAAAGTGGTGAGCTGGAGCGCGAGGTAGTCCTGGCGCAGGGCGGAGGGCACACCGAGCAGCTCCAGCGACTCGAGTGCGGCGTCCTCGGGCAACGCGGGCAGCGCGGCGATCTTCCCCCGGCTCCCCGAAATGCCGCAAGGCGCCCACTGGTGGATCGCGAGCGCCCGCCACGCGGCGTAGAATCCCTTTTCCCGCCCCGGCATCGGCCACGTGGCGTGGCCTTCGTCGAGGAACGCCTCGCACCACCTGATCATCTCGGCGTTGACCTGCCCCACGATGTCGGTTCCGGCCACGCCGTCGCACCAGCCTGACAGCGTCTGGAAGCGCCCCAGCGCCTCGCTGTCCT is part of the Candidatus Tanganyikabacteria bacterium genome and harbors:
- a CDS encoding DUF2309 domain-containing protein; this encodes MSATTSLDARRMELRGIVRIAGEVVAQHWPMRNFVHHNPLHSLEYLPFEEAVGLGRKFLGGRGYLSGDTYRGYLRSGRIRPERLDAALRRVARDEAVMVGDCRIAHGDALRGCLTHGLYENAATAVADEALERELIERLARVMVSPQVAERIAATVAEDSEALGRFQTLSGWCDGVAGTDIVGQVNAEMIRWCEAFLDEGHATWPMPGREKGFYAAWRALAIHQWAPCGISGSRGKIAALPALPEDAALESLELLGVPSALRQDYLALQLTTLPGWAGFIKWRAEQRDYPWQVAHPISLVEFLAVRLWYIRELVGRVCGAELGIGGTFGAALDFMRDRSAEYFLRKELAGDRLPPWHAEEARRLAGVPGSNWSALADRLQRDDGPLRDRDYLAAAARRLIGLAAALDLVPSVLLAGDPRNLATLLDWLDAFPERAHGPVWLEAFEASYQEHLLEMLDRSAAAAREAAARQARQVRPQAQALFCIDVRSEPFRRHLEAAADIETFGFAGFFAAVVRFLAWGREHPTEQYPVVLRARNEVREVPRGHLEHVVPKQRSGARLVKAGHTLLHDLKQNVVTPYVMVESLGWFYGLPLVGRTFWPIRFRRLIAWLGDLLVPPLATRLTVDKLPPADVEDMLAAEQRAAVWRAVRERVGRRTARIDPGFVEALRLHAMSGHETLPASLTAAGAATGLDEGALGDLVGMLRARDRVEPRAASREKERVTRTGYTLEEQAVTVETALRMMGLTRDFARLILVCAHGSTSLNNPFESALDCGACGGNEGKPNARLLAAMANNPRVRELLAAAGIAIPADAHFIAGQYDTTTDRVELFDLEDAPHTHRGDLARLVEDLAEAGRLTSLERLARLPDADPPETPEEAAARVQVRSADWSQVRPEWGLSGNAALVVAPRALTRGLNLAGRVFLHSYDHREDPSGRLLEVILTGPQLVAQWINMEHYFSTVDNEIHGSGSKVYHNVVGRFGVMSGPWSDLRLGLARQTVMSGDRPYHEPMRLLTVVAAPRARIVELIDRHELLQRYYRNQWVHLVAIDPEDGEIHRYRPSGTWTRVHFGGKESDK